Proteins encoded together in one Catellatospora citrea window:
- a CDS encoding acetyl/propionyl/methylcrotonyl-CoA carboxylase subunit alpha, with the protein MIRRLLVANRGEIARRIFATCRAVGVETVAVYSIADTDSPYVAEADYAVQLPGSAPSATYLRGDLILAAARKTGADAIHPGYGFLAENADFAAMVTDAGLTWVGPPAKIISVMASKIDAKALLAEAEVPVLPSWTDPSAVDEYPVLVKAAIGGGGRGMRIVRDAESLGEAVSSARREAFGAFGDSTVFCERYVEQARHIEVQIVADQHGNIVTLGERECSIQRRHQKIIEEAPSPAVSPELRENLCAAAVLVAEAIGYVGIGTVEFLLSPDGEFYFLEMNTRLQVEHPVTECVTGFDLVRLQMYLAEGGQLPFQSAPPMRGHSIEVRLCAEDPASNWLPATGQVHRFEVPEVSANFRPMLQPGIRVDSGVEPGTVVGVHYDSLLAKLVAWAPTRYEAARMLAGTLARTRIHGLVTNRDLLVRVLRHPAFLTGQIDTGLLDRQPEVFAPLLSSVEAVRLSCLAAALAAAAGRRAAAPVQRGIPSGWRNVPTGAQTVVYDGPAGPVEVGYRLDGTGALAQWWVRAVDPEELDLAGLGQVGPVDDHPPVAVVSAAPDEVVLDVAGIRLALHVHEVGETAYVDSAEGSLALRRLPRFPEPVHELEEGSLTAPLPGAVGRVLVAPGQRVGAGDLLLTLEAMKLEHPVHAPADGVVAAVTVRPGVLVDTGALLAVLTPA; encoded by the coding sequence ATGATCCGTAGACTGCTGGTGGCCAACCGGGGCGAGATCGCCCGTCGCATCTTCGCGACCTGCCGCGCGGTCGGGGTGGAGACCGTCGCGGTCTACTCCATCGCCGACACCGACTCCCCGTACGTCGCCGAGGCCGACTACGCCGTACAGCTGCCGGGTTCCGCCCCGAGCGCGACCTACCTGCGCGGGGATCTGATCCTCGCGGCGGCCCGCAAGACCGGCGCGGACGCGATCCACCCCGGCTACGGCTTCCTCGCCGAGAACGCCGACTTCGCCGCGATGGTCACCGACGCCGGGCTGACCTGGGTCGGCCCGCCCGCCAAAATCATCTCGGTGATGGCCTCCAAGATCGATGCGAAGGCGCTGCTGGCCGAGGCCGAGGTGCCGGTCCTGCCGAGCTGGACCGACCCGTCCGCGGTGGACGAGTATCCGGTGCTGGTCAAGGCGGCCATCGGCGGCGGCGGCCGCGGGATGCGCATCGTGCGCGACGCCGAGTCGCTGGGCGAGGCGGTCTCCTCGGCCCGGCGCGAGGCGTTCGGCGCCTTCGGCGACTCCACGGTGTTCTGTGAGCGCTACGTCGAGCAGGCCCGCCACATCGAGGTGCAGATCGTCGCCGACCAGCACGGCAACATCGTGACGCTGGGCGAGCGGGAGTGCTCCATCCAGCGCCGGCACCAGAAGATCATCGAGGAGGCGCCGTCGCCGGCCGTCTCCCCGGAACTGCGCGAGAACCTGTGCGCCGCGGCCGTGCTGGTCGCCGAGGCCATCGGCTACGTCGGCATCGGCACGGTGGAGTTCCTGCTCAGCCCGGACGGGGAGTTCTACTTCCTGGAGATGAACACGCGGCTGCAGGTCGAGCACCCGGTCACCGAGTGCGTGACCGGCTTCGACCTGGTCCGGCTGCAGATGTACCTCGCCGAGGGCGGGCAGCTGCCGTTCCAGTCCGCGCCGCCGATGCGCGGGCACTCGATCGAGGTGCGGCTGTGCGCCGAGGACCCGGCCAGCAACTGGCTGCCGGCCACCGGGCAGGTGCACCGGTTCGAGGTGCCCGAGGTCTCGGCCAACTTCCGGCCCATGCTCCAGCCCGGCATCCGGGTCGACTCCGGAGTCGAGCCCGGCACCGTCGTCGGCGTGCACTACGACTCGCTGCTGGCCAAACTCGTGGCCTGGGCCCCGACCCGGTACGAGGCCGCCCGCATGCTGGCCGGAACCCTGGCGCGGACCCGCATCCACGGCCTGGTCACTAACCGCGACCTGCTGGTCCGGGTGCTGCGGCACCCGGCGTTCCTCACCGGCCAGATCGACACCGGCCTGCTGGACCGGCAGCCCGAGGTGTTCGCGCCGCTGCTGTCCTCGGTGGAGGCGGTCCGGCTCAGCTGCCTGGCCGCGGCCCTGGCCGCCGCCGCCGGGCGGCGGGCGGCGGCCCCGGTGCAGCGCGGCATCCCGTCCGGCTGGCGCAACGTGCCCACCGGCGCACAGACCGTGGTGTACGACGGACCCGCCGGCCCGGTCGAGGTCGGCTACCGCCTCGACGGCACCGGCGCGCTCGCGCAGTGGTGGGTCCGCGCGGTCGACCCCGAGGAACTGGACCTCGCCGGCCTGGGCCAGGTCGGCCCGGTCGACGACCACCCGCCCGTCGCGGTCGTCTCGGCCGCCCCGGACGAGGTCGTGCTCGACGTGGCCGGCATCCGGCTCGCGCTGCACGTGCACGAGGTCGGCGAGACCGCGTACGTCGACAGCGCCGAGGGCTCGCTCGCGCTGCGGCGGCTGCCCCGCTTCCCCGAGCCGGTGCATGAGCTGGAGGAGGGCTCGCTGACCGCGCCGCTGCCCGGTGCGGTGGGCCGGGTGCTGGTCGCCCCCGGCCAGCGCGTCGGCGCCGGCGACCTGCTGCTGACCCTGGAGGCGATGAAGCTGGAGCACCCGGTGCACGCCCCCGCCGACGGCGTGGTCGCCGCGGTGACGGTCCGCCCCGGCGTACTCGTCGACACCGGCGCCCTCCTCGCCGTCCTCACCCCCGCCTGA
- a CDS encoding carboxyl transferase domain-containing protein has product MATLDTALDPRAPSFLDNRSTAQAALRALEQAHGQARDGGGEKEVTRHHARGKLLPRERIELLVDSDTALLELAATAGREAGEPVGAGLVTALGVVDGIECMLIANDPTVYVGGPAQAGRAKFARAVELADRHLLPLVLLLESTPQEQGRPGVPDPCFARLGRMAAPVLCAVFGPLDAWLAPLPDLADHTITVRGRGDAARMDMVAEDERDALRMVRQTVRRLVTYQHGAQTGTVEPPRYEAEELLAVASADPAAVTEPREVLARVLDGSDLDEFRPQRGGALLAGFGAVHGHPVAVLAATGPAIDPDSADKGVELVRLAGKAGVPVLVLANPAGHTQPDSSALLLRALAQAERITLVLGASPGAWALAGPGFRFSWPVGEGSTEPYDGVIDPRDTRTVLGICLSVSASPARKAPVNAPEREVAS; this is encoded by the coding sequence ATGGCGACTCTCGACACCGCGCTGGACCCCCGCGCGCCCTCCTTCCTGGACAACCGAAGCACCGCCCAGGCGGCCCTGCGTGCGCTGGAACAGGCGCACGGGCAGGCCCGTGACGGCGGTGGCGAGAAGGAGGTCACCCGGCACCACGCCCGGGGCAAGCTGCTGCCCCGCGAGCGCATCGAGCTGCTCGTGGACTCCGACACGGCACTGCTGGAACTCGCCGCGACGGCGGGCCGCGAGGCGGGTGAGCCGGTCGGCGCCGGGCTGGTGACCGCGCTGGGCGTGGTCGACGGCATCGAATGCATGCTGATCGCCAACGACCCGACCGTGTACGTCGGCGGACCGGCCCAGGCGGGCCGGGCGAAGTTCGCCCGCGCCGTCGAGCTGGCCGACCGGCACCTGCTGCCGCTGGTGCTGCTGCTGGAGTCGACGCCGCAGGAGCAGGGCCGCCCCGGCGTGCCCGATCCCTGCTTCGCGCGGCTGGGGCGGATGGCCGCGCCGGTGCTCTGCGCCGTGTTCGGTCCGCTGGACGCCTGGCTCGCCCCGCTGCCCGACCTGGCCGACCACACCATCACGGTGCGCGGGCGCGGGGACGCGGCCCGGATGGACATGGTCGCCGAGGACGAGCGTGACGCGCTGCGCATGGTGCGCCAGACGGTGCGCCGGCTGGTCACCTACCAGCACGGGGCACAGACCGGCACGGTCGAGCCGCCGCGGTACGAGGCCGAGGAACTGCTGGCCGTCGCCAGCGCGGACCCGGCCGCGGTGACCGAGCCGCGCGAGGTGCTGGCCCGCGTGCTCGACGGCTCCGACCTGGACGAGTTCCGTCCGCAGCGGGGCGGTGCGCTGCTGGCCGGGTTCGGCGCGGTGCACGGCCACCCGGTGGCGGTGCTGGCCGCGACCGGCCCCGCGATCGACCCCGACAGCGCGGACAAGGGCGTGGAACTGGTCCGGCTGGCCGGCAAGGCGGGCGTGCCGGTGCTGGTGCTGGCCAACCCGGCCGGGCACACCCAGCCGGACAGCTCCGCGCTGCTGCTGCGGGCGCTGGCCCAGGCCGAGCGGATCACCCTGGTGCTGGGCGCGTCGCCCGGCGCCTGGGCACTGGCCGGGCCGGGCTTCCGGTTCAGCTGGCCGGTGGGCGAGGGGTCCACCGAGCCGTACGACGGTGTGATCGACCCACGCGACACCAGGACCGTGCTGGGCATCTGCCTATCGGTGAGCGCGTCGCCGGCCCGCAAGGCACCGGTCAACGCGCCAGAGCGTGAGGTGGCGTCATGA
- a CDS encoding adenylate/guanylate cyclase domain-containing protein — protein MTCPVCGTVPVPAARFCHHCGAALPAAATLPATERRVVTVLFGDLSDFTSWSEELDPERVGAVTDRVLSALAGAVKTFGGHVDKLTGDGIMAVFGAPVAHEDDAERAVRAALSMQRAVRRVLDDERGGGAPTGLRLGLNTGPVVAGVQAGLEYTVIGDTVNTAARLADAAAVGAVYAGARTVAATGSVAGWRNLRPLRLKGKREPVETYELLGLHDARGSRAGLGEEGPFVGREPELGRVAGRLAEVVDRDEPRVLVFTAEAGIGKTRFATEVERFANGYEVSAGRFAARTQARVLPVRCAAYGERRRLAPLSDLVRLAIGLPADSATAVTRQVAEERLRRLTTRLTQRSEPGKPVSVDVDALLSLLGYADPNELAQWHGLSGDDPEQPGRETATLAVAVARLLDALATESPLVVIVDDLHDGTPETLDALGFALEELTGPVLVILLGRPELVRRAGQLTRVADAEANTLPPLRGADAARLLTAYLKGGRLPQADEDRLLTTAQGNPFYLAELTTLLMERGALTKAGAQWRLTPGSLGNQLLSRDLAAVLAARIDALPTEARAVLRDAAVVGDTVPTGALEALRERRSGRDGRPAAVVAVELERAVDELLQRRMLRRVRGGFAFATPLLREAAYGGVGKADLADRHAFLARWAAPGEPPVQVSSGRTVPGLTGVNEAMRDAFVAEHAERATRLADAVRLRPDVPARQVAPLGVAALGRAARRAGQSGEPAEAVGYGERAARLVPGALPLPDRLVHARSLLQYGRIAEALHDAEKLVADATEEPRTRAGALLLAGRAQVAQGDPQHAYRLWSEALTTATDAELPGERAEAMRRLGMADFLGGRLGDASSRFAGAYQIAVTAGDRKSQAWSLQNLAWVTTTRGDFAGADAALARAARLFAEAKDPVGRAWLRGTTAFARLLSGRLNEALRLAHVFLPFGERVGEAWAVGTLRAVAAFAAAELGELGEADREARRAYRDFAAAKDVWGRGFALVARGVVARGLGEYGHAEDLLGEALEEGEKVGHPLLVGMAGTVRGFVALDRGDFEAAELDARSVLTMVSPYGVLDPARVGPRALLGAARLAAGDTAMAIRLLTPVAAAPHAPSMLYSRRQGVALYAEALLAAGQIEEALAAAELAESLPAVDVRSLVRSAAVYARVLASAGRDEEALVAAERARALADGTQQTSERAVALATWGAVTSGRGATV, from the coding sequence ATGACGTGTCCTGTCTGCGGCACCGTGCCGGTGCCCGCCGCCCGCTTCTGCCACCACTGCGGGGCGGCCCTGCCCGCGGCCGCGACGCTGCCCGCCACCGAGCGCCGCGTCGTCACCGTGCTCTTCGGCGACCTCTCCGACTTCACCTCGTGGTCGGAGGAGCTGGACCCGGAGCGGGTCGGCGCGGTCACCGACCGGGTGCTGTCCGCGCTGGCCGGCGCGGTGAAGACGTTCGGCGGGCACGTGGACAAGCTGACGGGCGACGGCATCATGGCCGTGTTCGGGGCCCCGGTGGCGCACGAGGACGACGCCGAGCGGGCCGTGCGGGCCGCGCTGTCGATGCAGCGCGCGGTGCGCCGGGTGCTCGACGACGAGCGCGGCGGCGGCGCGCCGACCGGGCTGCGGCTGGGGCTGAACACCGGGCCGGTGGTCGCGGGCGTGCAGGCCGGGCTGGAGTACACGGTCATCGGCGACACCGTGAACACCGCCGCCCGGCTGGCCGACGCGGCCGCCGTGGGCGCGGTCTACGCGGGGGCGCGCACGGTCGCGGCGACCGGTTCCGTGGCGGGCTGGCGCAACCTGCGGCCGCTGCGGTTGAAGGGCAAGCGCGAGCCGGTCGAGACGTACGAGCTGCTGGGCCTGCACGACGCCCGGGGCAGCCGGGCCGGGCTGGGCGAGGAGGGCCCGTTCGTGGGCCGCGAGCCCGAGCTGGGCCGGGTGGCCGGCCGGCTGGCCGAGGTCGTGGACCGCGACGAGCCGCGGGTGCTGGTGTTCACCGCCGAGGCGGGCATCGGCAAGACCCGGTTCGCCACCGAGGTGGAGCGCTTCGCCAACGGGTACGAGGTCAGCGCAGGCCGCTTCGCGGCGCGTACCCAGGCGCGGGTGCTGCCGGTGCGGTGCGCCGCGTACGGCGAGCGCCGCCGCCTCGCGCCGCTGTCCGACCTGGTCAGGCTGGCCATCGGCCTGCCCGCCGACTCCGCCACGGCGGTCACCCGGCAGGTCGCCGAGGAGCGGCTGCGCCGGTTGACCACCCGGCTGACCCAGCGCAGCGAGCCCGGCAAGCCAGTCAGCGTCGACGTCGACGCGCTGCTGTCGCTGCTCGGTTACGCCGACCCGAACGAGCTGGCGCAGTGGCACGGACTGTCCGGGGACGACCCCGAGCAGCCCGGCCGGGAGACGGCCACGCTCGCGGTCGCCGTGGCGCGGCTGCTGGACGCGCTGGCCACCGAGTCGCCGCTGGTCGTGATCGTGGACGATCTGCACGACGGCACCCCGGAGACCCTCGACGCGCTCGGCTTCGCGCTGGAGGAGCTGACCGGACCGGTGCTGGTGATCCTGCTGGGCCGCCCCGAACTGGTGCGCCGGGCCGGGCAGCTCACCCGGGTGGCCGACGCCGAGGCGAACACGCTGCCGCCGCTGCGCGGCGCGGACGCCGCCCGGCTGCTCACCGCATACCTCAAGGGCGGCCGGCTGCCGCAGGCCGACGAGGACCGGCTGCTGACCACCGCCCAGGGCAACCCGTTCTACCTCGCCGAACTGACCACGCTGCTGATGGAGCGCGGCGCGCTGACCAAGGCCGGCGCGCAGTGGCGGCTCACCCCCGGCTCGCTGGGCAACCAGCTGCTGTCCCGGGACCTGGCCGCGGTGCTCGCGGCCCGCATCGACGCGCTGCCCACCGAGGCGCGTGCGGTGCTGCGCGACGCGGCCGTGGTCGGCGACACCGTGCCGACCGGCGCGCTGGAGGCGCTGCGCGAACGCCGTTCCGGCCGGGACGGCCGCCCCGCCGCCGTGGTCGCCGTCGAGCTGGAACGGGCCGTCGACGAGCTGCTGCAGCGCCGCATGCTGCGCCGGGTGCGGGGCGGCTTCGCCTTCGCCACCCCGCTGCTGCGCGAGGCCGCGTACGGCGGCGTCGGCAAGGCCGACCTCGCCGACCGGCACGCGTTCCTGGCCCGCTGGGCCGCGCCCGGCGAGCCGCCGGTGCAGGTCTCCTCGGGGCGCACCGTGCCGGGCCTGACCGGGGTGAACGAGGCCATGCGCGACGCCTTCGTGGCCGAGCACGCCGAACGTGCCACCCGCCTGGCCGACGCCGTACGGCTGCGCCCGGACGTGCCCGCCCGCCAGGTCGCGCCGCTGGGCGTGGCCGCGCTGGGCCGGGCCGCGCGCCGCGCGGGGCAGTCCGGCGAACCCGCCGAGGCCGTCGGCTACGGCGAGCGCGCCGCGCGGCTGGTCCCGGGCGCGCTGCCGCTGCCCGACCGGCTGGTGCACGCGCGCTCGCTGCTGCAGTACGGCCGGATCGCCGAGGCGCTGCACGACGCCGAGAAGCTGGTCGCCGACGCCACCGAGGAGCCGCGCACCCGGGCCGGGGCGCTGCTGCTGGCGGGGCGGGCGCAGGTGGCGCAGGGCGACCCGCAGCATGCCTACCGGCTCTGGTCCGAGGCGCTGACCACGGCCACCGACGCCGAGCTGCCCGGCGAACGCGCCGAGGCGATGCGCCGGCTGGGCATGGCCGACTTCCTGGGCGGGCGGCTGGGCGACGCGTCCAGCCGGTTCGCCGGGGCGTACCAGATCGCGGTCACCGCGGGCGACCGCAAGTCACAGGCCTGGTCGCTGCAGAACCTGGCCTGGGTGACCACCACCCGCGGCGACTTCGCCGGCGCGGACGCGGCGCTGGCCCGCGCGGCCAGGCTGTTCGCCGAGGCCAAGGACCCGGTGGGCCGGGCCTGGCTGCGCGGCACCACCGCGTTCGCCCGGCTGCTGTCGGGCCGGCTCAACGAGGCGCTGCGCCTCGCGCACGTGTTCCTGCCGTTCGGGGAGCGGGTCGGCGAGGCCTGGGCGGTCGGCACGCTGCGCGCGGTGGCCGCGTTCGCCGCCGCGGAGCTGGGCGAGCTCGGCGAGGCCGACCGCGAGGCGCGCCGCGCCTACCGCGACTTCGCCGCCGCCAAGGACGTGTGGGGGCGCGGCTTCGCGCTGGTCGCCCGCGGTGTCGTGGCGCGCGGGCTGGGGGAGTACGGCCACGCCGAGGACCTGCTCGGCGAGGCGCTGGAGGAGGGCGAGAAGGTCGGCCACCCGCTGCTGGTGGGCATGGCCGGCACGGTCCGCGGCTTCGTGGCGCTGGACCGGGGCGACTTCGAGGCCGCCGAGCTGGACGCCCGCTCCGTGCTGACCATGGTGTCGCCGTACGGCGTGCTCGACCCGGCGCGGGTCGGCCCACGGGCGCTGCTGGGCGCCGCCAGACTGGCCGCGGGCGACACCGCGATGGCGATCCGGCTGCTGACGCCGGTGGCGGCCGCGCCGCACGCGCCGTCCATGCTCTACTCCCGCCGCCAGGGCGTCGCCCTGTACGCCGAGGCGCTGCTCGCCGCCGGGCAGATCGAGGAGGCGCTGGCCGCCGCGGAACTGGCCGAGTCGCTGCCCGCGGTGGACGTGCGCAGCCTGGTGCGCTCCGCCGCGGTGTACGCCCGGGTGCTGGCCTCGGCCGGGCGGGACGAAGAGGCGCTGGTCGCGGCCGAGCGGGCCCGCGCCCTGGCGGACGGGACCCAGCAGACGAGCGAGCGCGCCGTTGCATTGGCGACATGGGGTGCCGTGACGTCGGGGCGAGGCGCTACCGTCTAG
- a CDS encoding MBL fold metallo-hydrolase: MTARLTSELLPAWVTWLRAPNPGPMTLDGTNTWLLDDGTVIDPGPDDRVHLDAIVAAGPVRRILVTHGHHDHVEGVATLAAMTGASVGEAPDWLTVLDTPGHTADSVCFLAERDGARVVFTGDTILGRGSSVVAWPDGDVGAYLASLDTLTGYPVPGLPGHGPLLPNCAVAAAWLRAHRLERLDQVRAALQQGARTPEDVVNIVYADVEPGIRFAAEWTVRAQLAYLATLSEL; encoded by the coding sequence ATGACGGCGCGGCTGACCTCGGAGCTCCTCCCGGCGTGGGTGACCTGGCTGCGGGCACCCAACCCCGGCCCGATGACCCTCGACGGCACGAACACCTGGCTGCTGGACGACGGCACCGTCATCGACCCGGGTCCGGACGACAGGGTTCATCTCGACGCGATCGTCGCGGCCGGTCCGGTGCGCCGCATCCTGGTCACGCACGGCCACCACGACCACGTCGAGGGCGTGGCCACGCTGGCCGCGATGACCGGCGCGAGCGTCGGCGAAGCGCCGGACTGGCTGACCGTCCTGGACACACCGGGGCATACCGCCGATTCGGTGTGTTTCCTCGCAGAGCGCGACGGAGCACGTGTCGTCTTCACCGGCGACACCATCCTCGGTCGCGGCAGCAGCGTGGTCGCCTGGCCCGACGGGGACGTCGGGGCCTACCTGGCCAGCCTGGACACACTGACCGGCTACCCCGTGCCGGGACTGCCCGGGCACGGGCCGCTGCTGCCGAACTGCGCGGTGGCCGCGGCCTGGCTGCGCGCCCACCGGCTGGAACGCCTCGACCAGGTGCGCGCGGCGCTCCAGCAGGGCGCCCGCACCCCCGAGGACGTGGTGAACATCGTCTACGCCGACGTCGAGCCGGGGATCCGGTTCGCGGCCGAGTGGACCGTGCGGGCACAACTGGCGTACCTCGCGACGTTGAGCGAGCTGTGA
- a CDS encoding RidA family protein: MSDPYEKLAELGLKLPELVPPVAAYVPAVRSGNHVYVSGQLPMADGKLLATGKVGAEISAEQAKELAARCALNGLAALEWLVGLDKVVRIVKVVGFVASAPGFTGQPGVINGASELFGAVLGEAGKHARSAVGVGELPLGSPVEVELIAEVRD; the protein is encoded by the coding sequence ATGTCTGACCCGTACGAAAAGCTTGCTGAGCTGGGCCTGAAGCTGCCCGAGCTGGTCCCGCCCGTGGCGGCGTACGTGCCCGCGGTGCGCTCCGGCAACCACGTGTACGTCTCCGGCCAGCTGCCCATGGCCGACGGCAAGCTGCTGGCCACCGGCAAGGTGGGCGCCGAGATCAGCGCCGAGCAGGCGAAGGAGCTGGCCGCCCGGTGCGCCCTGAACGGCCTGGCCGCACTGGAGTGGCTGGTCGGCCTGGACAAGGTCGTCCGGATCGTCAAGGTGGTGGGCTTCGTGGCCTCCGCCCCCGGCTTCACCGGTCAGCCCGGCGTCATCAACGGCGCGTCGGAGCTGTTCGGCGCGGTGCTCGGCGAGGCGGGCAAGCACGCCCGCAGCGCCGTCGGCGTGGGTGAGCTGCCGCTGGGCTCCCCGGTCGAGGTCGAGCTGATCGCCGAGGTCCGCGACTGA
- a CDS encoding DUF4177 domain-containing protein — protein MTKWEYVTVPLLVHATKQILDNWGADGWELVQVVPGPNPEQLVAYLKRPKSA, from the coding sequence ATGACGAAGTGGGAGTACGTCACCGTGCCTCTGCTGGTCCACGCGACCAAGCAGATCCTCGACAACTGGGGCGCCGACGGCTGGGAGCTGGTCCAGGTCGTGCCCGGCCCCAACCCCGAGCAGCTGGTGGCCTACCTGAAGCGGCCGAAGTCCGCCTGA
- a CDS encoding Rv0361 family membrane protein, with translation MTQPHDEQQPTAPQPTQPAYPPPADPFASATVTPPTTPQPAVPLPPEAEPTPAQPTAAQPTPATLPIAQDAPASPVSGAPAPVSGTPAPAFPTPPPTAAYPTVPQPGYPVSGQPAYPTSGQPAYPAQPGYPTSGQPAYPVSGQPGYPVSGQPAYPGMTYPGVPGAPAKKSKAPLIIGIVLGLLLLLCGGGIGAYVLLTRNTEGTGATSAKDATQSFLTAVYKSGGNAAAAEKLVCGEARDRKEIEAKIAEIKSQTAQLKGPNFTWESPKISGETATQATAEVTIKLVTSDEKMSEQKLTLTLVKHEGWFVCEVK, from the coding sequence ATGACCCAGCCGCACGACGAGCAGCAGCCGACCGCGCCGCAACCGACGCAGCCCGCGTACCCGCCGCCGGCCGACCCGTTCGCGTCGGCGACGGTGACGCCGCCGACGACGCCGCAGCCCGCGGTGCCGCTGCCGCCCGAGGCGGAGCCGACCCCGGCCCAGCCGACCGCGGCGCAGCCGACCCCGGCCACGCTGCCGATCGCGCAGGACGCGCCGGCCTCGCCGGTGTCCGGCGCCCCCGCCCCGGTCTCGGGCACGCCCGCGCCGGCGTTCCCCACCCCGCCGCCGACCGCGGCGTACCCGACCGTGCCGCAGCCCGGCTACCCGGTCTCCGGCCAGCCCGCGTACCCCACTTCCGGCCAGCCCGCGTACCCCGCGCAGCCCGGTTACCCGACCTCGGGCCAGCCCGCGTACCCGGTCTCGGGCCAGCCCGGATATCCCGTGTCCGGCCAGCCCGCCTACCCGGGCATGACCTACCCCGGAGTGCCCGGCGCACCGGCCAAGAAAAGCAAGGCTCCGCTGATCATCGGCATCGTGCTCGGCCTGCTCCTGCTGCTGTGCGGCGGCGGCATCGGCGCATACGTGCTGCTGACCCGCAACACCGAGGGCACCGGCGCGACGTCGGCCAAGGACGCCACGCAGAGCTTCCTCACGGCCGTCTACAAGAGCGGCGGCAACGCCGCGGCCGCCGAGAAGCTGGTCTGCGGGGAAGCCCGCGACCGCAAGGAGATCGAGGCGAAGATCGCCGAGATCAAGTCCCAGACGGCGCAGCTCAAGGGCCCGAACTTCACCTGGGAGAGCCCGAAGATCTCCGGCGAGACGGCGACCCAGGCGACCGCCGAGGTCACCATCAAGCTGGTCACCAGCGACGAGAAGATGTCCGAGCAGAAGCTCACATTGACCCTCGTCAAGCACGAGGGCTGGTTCGTCTGCGAGGTGAAGTAG
- a CDS encoding ArsA-related P-loop ATPase, giving the protein MNDGSDGPARRSAHDTAWPARLHVVTGKGGVGKTTVAASLAFALAAGGQRTLLVEVEGRQGLAQLFELEPLPYAERRLGEVGVDVRLLAVDPEEALLEYLELFYRMGAAGRALRKLGAIDFATTVAPGLRDILLTGKVKEATTRTDDSGRRVYRSVVLDAPPTGRIGRFLNVTAEAAKLAKLGPIKSQSEGVAALLRSPMTSVHLVTLLEEMPVQETADALRELTALNISVGRIIVNCARPPLLDEGRVTQAELKRGLAAAGLPTDRRTVTALLDESRDHQARRALEEELRGELQTLGRPVVELPLLPDGVDLAGVQHLAGLLRSAP; this is encoded by the coding sequence CTGAACGACGGTAGTGACGGGCCGGCCCGGCGCAGTGCACATGACACTGCCTGGCCGGCCCGTCTGCATGTGGTGACCGGCAAGGGCGGGGTCGGCAAGACCACCGTCGCCGCCTCGCTGGCGTTCGCGCTGGCCGCGGGCGGGCAGCGCACGCTGCTGGTGGAGGTCGAGGGGCGGCAGGGCCTGGCTCAGCTGTTCGAGCTGGAGCCGCTGCCGTACGCCGAGCGCCGGCTCGGCGAGGTCGGCGTGGACGTGCGGCTGCTCGCCGTCGACCCCGAGGAGGCGCTGCTGGAATACCTGGAGCTGTTCTACCGGATGGGCGCGGCCGGGCGGGCGCTGCGCAAGCTCGGCGCGATCGACTTCGCCACCACCGTCGCCCCCGGCCTGCGCGACATCCTGCTCACCGGCAAGGTGAAGGAGGCCACCACCCGCACCGACGACAGCGGTCGGCGGGTGTACCGGTCGGTGGTGCTCGACGCGCCGCCCACCGGCCGGATCGGGCGCTTCCTCAACGTCACCGCGGAGGCCGCGAAGCTGGCCAAGCTCGGCCCGATCAAGTCGCAGAGCGAGGGCGTCGCCGCGCTGCTGCGCTCGCCGATGACCTCGGTGCACCTGGTCACCCTGCTGGAGGAGATGCCGGTGCAGGAGACCGCCGACGCGCTGCGCGAGCTGACCGCGCTCAACATCAGCGTCGGGCGGATCATCGTGAACTGCGCCCGCCCGCCGCTGCTCGACGAGGGCAGGGTCACTCAGGCCGAGCTCAAGCGCGGGCTGGCCGCAGCAGGTCTGCCGACCGACCGGCGTACGGTGACGGCCCTGCTCGACGAGTCGCGCGACCACCAGGCGCGGCGCGCGTTGGAGGAGGAACTGCGCGGCGAGTTGCAGACTCTGGGCCGGCCCGTGGTCGAGCTGCCGCTGCTGCCGGACGGGGTGGATCTGGCCGGTGTGCAGCACCTTGCCGGACTGTTGCGCTCCGCCCCTTAG